The proteins below come from a single Cannabis sativa cultivar Pink pepper isolate KNU-18-1 chromosome 3, ASM2916894v1, whole genome shotgun sequence genomic window:
- the LOC115709414 gene encoding thylakoid lumenal 17.9 kDa protein, chloroplastic, whose protein sequence is MNFMGHLHLHLQPPQTSLSTNSIPVPNVFRPRPLLQSGFDPKPILLPSFLSLALTVTLSSPFSALAIPSLNSPSFPSPTTPFSQSKTLKVGIENGKIRPCPSINPGCISSNPKSSSFAFPWRIPENFSDNAIQKLQDSILETQGNAKILAVEDTPDGQYLLAEVDGGFNARDVMEFLVKGDVVAYRAMAKKVTYVYPFTTALGDSKGQEERMKKIIDQLGWYAPSFDAME, encoded by the exons TCAATCCCAGTCCCTAATGTCTTCAGGCCAAGACCCCTTCTTCAATCTGGATTCGACCCCAAACCCATTCTTCTCCCCAGTTTTCTCTCTTTGGCCCTCACTGTAACCTTAAGCTCCCCATTCTCTGCTTTGGCAATCCCTTCTCTTaattctccctcttttccttctccTACTACCCCATTTTCTCAATCCAAGACTTTGAAGGTTGGAATCGAAAATGG AAAAATCAGACCTTGCCCATCTATAAATCCTGGCTGTATATCTTCAAATCCGAAATCATCATCATTTGCATTCCCATGGAGGATTCCAGAGAATTTTTCAGACAATGCCATTCAG AAATTGCAAGATTCAATCTTGGAAACTCAGGGAAACGCAAAAATTCTAGCTGTGGAAGATACCCCTGATG GCCAATATCTGTTAGCCGAGGTCGATGGCGGTTTCAATGCTCGAGATGTGATGGAGTTTTTGGTGAAAGGAGATGTAGTTGCTTACAGAGCTATGGCAAAGAAAGTTACTTATGTCTATCCATTCACCACAGCTTTAGGGGATTCAAAGGGACAAGAAGAGCGTATGAAGAAAATCATAGACCAATTGGGTTGGTATGCTCCAAGTTTTGATGCCATGGAAT